One window from the genome of Enterobacter asburiae encodes:
- a CDS encoding cold shock domain-containing protein → MSSRIQGLVKWFNEDKGFGYISPLDGSKDVLVRFSALQGESFNTLFEGQKVEFAILSGDKGPAAANVILLDR, encoded by the coding sequence ATGTCTTCAAGAATTCAAGGTCTGGTTAAGTGGTTTAATGAAGATAAAGGCTTTGGCTACATCTCCCCGCTTGATGGCAGTAAAGATGTTCTTGTTCGTTTCTCTGCCCTGCAGGGAGAAAGCTTTAATACACTATTTGAAGGTCAGAAAGTCGAATTTGCGATTCTAAGCGGCGATAAAGGCCCTGCTGCTGCAAATGTCATTCTTCTGGACAGATAA
- a CDS encoding DUF1294 domain-containing protein: MTLNRFCYLLLIFAALGSLLSSNPVVVWFLLINVLTMVIYGADKMAARKGMRRVPEATLLVFGLTGGWPGAIVGQQLFRHKTQKQPFKTYFFLSIVVSIAVMAAVYHFSPVSSL, encoded by the coding sequence ATGACCCTCAATCGCTTTTGTTACTTACTCCTGATATTCGCTGCGCTCGGCAGCCTTTTATCATCGAATCCTGTGGTCGTCTGGTTTCTGCTGATCAATGTGCTGACAATGGTCATATATGGTGCCGATAAAATGGCGGCGCGTAAGGGGATGCGCAGGGTTCCGGAAGCGACGTTGCTGGTATTTGGCCTGACCGGAGGCTGGCCTGGCGCCATTGTGGGGCAACAGCTCTTTCGCCATAAAACCCAAAAGCAGCCCTTTAAAACCTACTTTTTCTTAAGCATTGTCGTCAGCATCGCCGTGATGGCGGCGGTTTACCATTTCTCTCCTGTTTCTTCGTTATGA
- a CDS encoding XRE family transcriptional regulator, protein MTDSLHDKPAALSLNIGNKIRRLRQSRGISLNDLSKLSGVSKGALSKLESGASSPRVDTLAAIATALRLPVGDLLSGSSRMYPCFEKYHSSQDEYLQMMKFRIGPGNTSEIWLLQMDPRVTIHSAGHSDGAHEHILVHSGILLLRFSQHEVIRLEPGDFYAFSAEVAHAYISTETAISATVVMSHLEPG, encoded by the coding sequence ATGACTGATTCACTACATGATAAACCTGCTGCGTTGTCATTAAATATTGGCAATAAGATAAGACGCCTGCGGCAGTCCCGGGGGATTTCTTTAAACGATCTGTCTAAATTGTCAGGGGTTTCAAAGGGGGCATTATCCAAACTGGAGTCAGGGGCCTCAAGCCCTCGCGTTGATACGCTGGCAGCTATCGCCACCGCATTACGCTTACCGGTTGGCGATTTGCTGAGTGGCAGCAGCAGGATGTACCCTTGTTTTGAAAAATATCATTCCTCGCAAGACGAGTATTTGCAAATGATGAAATTCCGCATCGGCCCCGGAAATACCTCTGAAATTTGGTTACTACAAATGGATCCGCGGGTAACCATTCACAGTGCCGGACATTCTGACGGGGCACATGAACATATTCTTGTTCACAGCGGGATCTTACTATTGCGCTTTAGCCAGCATGAGGTGATCAGATTAGAACCTGGGGATTTTTATGCCTTCTCCGCGGAGGTTGCGCATGCATACATCTCAACGGAAACGGCAATTAGCGCAACGGTGGTGATGTCCCACCTCGAGCCAGGCTAA
- the zntB gene encoding zinc transporter ZntB, whose amino-acid sequence MESIKGSELNVPDAVFAWVLDGRGGARPLEDNDVIDSAHPCWLHLNYTHTDSADWLASTPLLPNNVRDALAGESLRPRVSRMGDGTLITLRCINGSTDERPDQLVAMRVYMDDGLIVSTRQRKVLALDDIVNDLKEGTGPVDCGSWLVDVCDALTDHASEFIEELHDKIIDLEDNLLDQQIPPRGFLALLRKQLIVMRRYMTPQRDVYARLASERLAWMNDDQRRRMQDIADRLGRGLDEIDSCIARTAVMADEIAQVMQESLARRTYTMSLMAMVFLPSTFLTGLFGVNLGGIPGGAYRYGFTAFCVMLVVLIGGVAWWLHRSKWL is encoded by the coding sequence GTGGAAAGCATTAAAGGATCTGAACTTAACGTTCCAGACGCAGTTTTTGCGTGGGTGCTGGACGGTCGCGGCGGTGCGCGACCGCTGGAAGATAATGATGTGATCGACAGTGCGCATCCCTGCTGGCTACATCTGAACTACACCCATACGGACAGCGCTGACTGGCTGGCCTCGACTCCGCTTCTGCCTAACAACGTGCGCGATGCGCTGGCGGGTGAAAGCCTGCGGCCCCGCGTGAGCCGAATGGGGGACGGGACGCTGATCACCCTGCGCTGTATTAACGGCAGCACGGATGAACGTCCGGATCAGCTGGTTGCGATGCGTGTCTACATGGACGATGGGCTGATTGTCTCCACCCGGCAGCGTAAAGTTCTGGCGCTGGATGACATCGTCAACGATCTGAAAGAGGGCACCGGGCCGGTCGACTGCGGCAGCTGGCTGGTGGACGTATGCGACGCGCTTACCGATCATGCGAGCGAGTTTATTGAAGAGCTTCACGACAAAATCATCGACCTGGAAGATAACCTGCTCGATCAGCAGATCCCGCCGCGCGGTTTTCTGGCCCTGTTGCGTAAGCAGTTGATTGTGATGCGCCGCTATATGACGCCGCAGCGCGACGTGTACGCGCGTCTTGCCAGCGAAAGGCTCGCCTGGATGAATGACGATCAGCGACGCAGAATGCAGGATATTGCCGACAGGCTGGGGCGCGGGCTGGACGAGATTGATTCCTGTATTGCCAGAACGGCGGTGATGGCGGACGAGATCGCGCAGGTGATGCAGGAGTCGCTGGCGAGAAGAACCTATACGATGTCCCTGATGGCGATGGTGTTTTTACCCAGCACGTTTCTTACTGGGCTGTTTGGCGTAAACCTGGGAGGAATTCCGGGGGGCGCGTATCGCTACGGCTTTACCGCGTTTTGTGTCATGTTAGTTGTTTTGATTGGTGGTGTTGCATGGTGGTTGCATCGTAGTAAATGGCTGTAA
- the ynaL gene encoding proline-rich small protein YnaL, which produces MSILNALLVQQSRQSDPIPSDPVPMPDPIPRPQPMPDPPPDEEPIKLSHRTARSARIRAI; this is translated from the coding sequence ATGAGCATCCTGAACGCTCTGCTAGTGCAACAATCGCGTCAATCCGATCCTATCCCCAGCGATCCGGTGCCAATGCCCGATCCCATCCCGCGCCCACAGCCGATGCCCGACCCGCCGCCAGATGAAGAACCGATTAAATTGTCGCATCGGACCGCGAGATCTGCGAGGATACGCGCCATCTGA
- a CDS encoding ASCH domain-containing protein encodes MSEVEEIKRRYPGADACQMGDSPELATELARLIKQGIKTASCGSFASFSQDMSTPGIGGYSIILDGQNIPVCVIRLVSMRLVRFCDVNEEFARKEGEGDLSLEYWQKEHQRFFFREGHFSEEMELIAEEFELVEVL; translated from the coding sequence ATGTCTGAGGTAGAGGAAATTAAAAGGAGATATCCCGGCGCAGATGCCTGCCAAATGGGTGACAGCCCGGAACTGGCAACCGAGCTTGCGCGATTGATTAAACAAGGGATTAAAACGGCCTCATGCGGATCTTTTGCGTCTTTCTCGCAGGATATGTCTACTCCAGGGATAGGCGGCTACAGCATAATTCTTGATGGCCAGAATATCCCGGTCTGTGTGATCCGACTGGTTTCAATGCGACTGGTGCGTTTTTGCGATGTTAATGAGGAGTTCGCTCGCAAAGAGGGTGAAGGTGATTTGAGCCTTGAATACTGGCAGAAAGAGCATCAGCGGTTTTTCTTTCGGGAAGGCCATTTTTCTGAAGAGATGGAACTGATCGCAGAAGAATTTGAATTGGTAGAGGTGCTGTAA
- the dbpA gene encoding ATP-dependent RNA helicase DbpA produces MTAFSTLNVLPAAQLDNLNELGYLTMTPVQAAALPAILEGRDVRVQAKTGSGKTAAFGLGLLQHIDAALFQTQSLVLCPTRELADQVAGELRRLARFLPNTKILTLCGGQPFGAQRDSLQHAPHIIVATPGRLLDHLQKGTVSLDALQTLVMDEADRMLDMGFSDAIDEVIRFAPADRQTLLFSATWPDAIAAISGRVQKNPLTIEIDSVEALPAIEQQFFETSQQGKIPLLQKLLSQHQPASCVVFCNTKKDCQSVCDTLNAAGQSALSLHGDLEQRDRDQTLVRFANGSARVLVATDVAARGLDIKSLELVVNFELAWDPEVHVHRIGRTARAGNSGLAISLCAPEEAQRANILSEMLQIKLNWMNAPAGVSLVPLEAEMATLCIDGGKKAKMRPGDVLGALTGDVGLDGADIGKIAVHPAHVYVAVRQAVAHKAWKQLQNGKIKGKTCRVRLLK; encoded by the coding sequence GTGACCGCTTTTTCTACCCTGAATGTTCTGCCCGCCGCCCAACTCGATAACCTCAACGAGTTGGGATACCTCACGATGACGCCTGTTCAGGCGGCCGCGTTGCCTGCCATCCTCGAGGGCCGTGACGTGCGCGTGCAGGCGAAAACGGGCAGCGGGAAAACGGCGGCATTTGGCCTTGGCCTGTTGCAGCACATCGATGCGGCGCTTTTTCAGACCCAGTCACTGGTGCTGTGCCCGACCCGCGAACTGGCAGACCAGGTTGCGGGCGAACTGCGTCGCCTGGCGCGTTTCCTGCCTAACACCAAGATTTTAACCCTCTGTGGCGGACAGCCGTTCGGCGCGCAGCGTGATTCACTCCAGCATGCGCCGCACATTATTGTCGCCACGCCCGGCCGTCTGCTCGATCATCTGCAGAAGGGCACCGTCTCACTGGATGCGTTACAAACGCTGGTGATGGATGAGGCAGATCGCATGCTGGATATGGGCTTCAGCGATGCGATTGACGAGGTGATTCGATTCGCACCGGCCGATCGCCAGACGCTGCTGTTCTCTGCGACCTGGCCGGACGCTATCGCCGCCATCAGCGGGCGCGTGCAAAAAAATCCACTCACCATTGAAATCGACAGCGTAGAGGCGCTGCCCGCTATCGAGCAGCAGTTCTTTGAAACCTCGCAGCAGGGGAAAATCCCGCTCCTGCAGAAATTGCTGAGCCAGCATCAGCCTGCGTCCTGCGTGGTGTTCTGTAATACCAAAAAAGACTGTCAGTCGGTCTGTGATACCCTTAATGCCGCCGGGCAGAGCGCATTGTCGCTGCATGGCGATCTGGAACAGCGCGATCGCGATCAGACGCTGGTCCGTTTCGCGAACGGCAGCGCCCGTGTTCTTGTCGCAACCGACGTCGCTGCGCGCGGTCTGGACATTAAATCCCTTGAACTGGTGGTGAACTTTGAGCTGGCGTGGGATCCTGAAGTGCATGTGCACCGTATTGGCCGTACCGCACGAGCAGGGAACAGTGGTCTGGCGATCAGCCTCTGCGCACCCGAAGAGGCGCAGCGCGCCAACATTCTCTCTGAGATGCTGCAGATTAAGCTGAACTGGATGAATGCCCCTGCTGGCGTCAGTCTGGTGCCGCTGGAAGCCGAAATGGCGACGCTGTGCATTGATGGCGGTAAAAAAGCCAAGATGCGTCCAGGGGACGTATTAGGCGCGCTGACCGGGGATGTGGGTCTGGACGGTGCGGATATCGGTAAGATTGCGGTCCATCCGGCGCATGTCTACGTAGCGGTTCGCCAGGCGGTGGCCCATAAGGCATGGAAGCAGCTGCAGAACGGGAAAATTAAGGGTAAAACCTGTCGCGTACGTCTGCTGAAATAA
- a CDS encoding YnaM/YnfT family protein, which translates to MGQMKTLTRKDYFMTSYIVVTTVAVVMGLITLSLIKVWISTSNNPDNL; encoded by the coding sequence ATGGGTCAAATGAAGACCCTTACCAGAAAAGATTATTTTATGACATCTTATATTGTAGTAACCACTGTTGCCGTCGTGATGGGGTTGATAACGTTGAGTTTGATTAAAGTTTGGATCAGCACGTCGAACAACCCTGACAATCTGTGA
- a CDS encoding methyl-accepting chemotaxis protein — protein sequence MLKNISVRTFIIGFLFSLFLVNAGVVVLFSSNPSLFISLNVINFVALFLLWVYMTKYLVTPINTVKKSIEEVTAGNLGVSIPEFGNNCAGRLIPGINSLSGNIATLVREIRASSQTAMTLSDQLSTRSAQLSVKTEQQSASLVQTAASMEQMAASTRNNADNTRLASEQATVATLQARKGGELMGQVASNMQSITECAQQMTEIISLIDGIAFQTNILALNAAVEAARAGDHGKGFSVVAEEVRHLAHRSAEAAKNIKTLIDVTSSNVTQGASVVSQAEKNMHEIVTGSGNVSRLMDDISASTSEQEKGISQITLALSELERVTQSNVAMAEELNGSSDVLRNQVIELQARTRNFRLDPGSSSLSSTGSSSFLQRPEHSL from the coding sequence ATGCTAAAAAATATTAGTGTCAGGACCTTTATTATTGGGTTCCTTTTCTCTCTTTTTTTGGTGAATGCAGGTGTCGTCGTTCTATTTTCCAGCAATCCTTCTCTCTTTATTTCGCTTAATGTCATCAACTTCGTTGCGCTATTTTTGCTCTGGGTCTATATGACGAAGTATCTTGTGACGCCGATCAATACGGTGAAGAAAAGTATTGAAGAGGTGACAGCAGGTAACCTTGGCGTCTCTATCCCTGAGTTTGGCAATAACTGTGCGGGCCGACTCATCCCGGGGATCAATAGTCTTTCCGGCAACATTGCGACGCTGGTGCGTGAGATCAGGGCGTCATCGCAAACCGCTATGACCTTATCGGATCAGCTCTCGACACGGAGCGCTCAGCTTTCGGTGAAAACCGAACAGCAGTCTGCGTCTTTAGTACAAACCGCAGCCAGCATGGAGCAAATGGCCGCGAGCACCAGGAACAATGCCGATAACACCCGCCTGGCGAGCGAGCAGGCCACTGTGGCGACGTTACAGGCGCGAAAGGGCGGCGAGCTCATGGGGCAGGTCGCCAGCAATATGCAGTCCATTACCGAATGCGCACAGCAGATGACGGAGATTATTTCGCTGATTGACGGCATTGCGTTCCAGACGAATATTCTGGCGCTGAACGCGGCCGTTGAGGCGGCGAGGGCGGGCGATCATGGAAAAGGGTTTTCTGTCGTTGCCGAAGAGGTAAGACACCTGGCTCACCGCAGCGCAGAGGCCGCGAAGAATATCAAAACGCTGATAGACGTCACCAGCAGTAACGTCACCCAGGGGGCCAGCGTTGTGTCACAGGCAGAGAAAAATATGCATGAAATCGTGACCGGCTCGGGGAATGTCAGCCGGTTGATGGACGACATTTCCGCATCGACGTCAGAGCAGGAGAAAGGAATCTCTCAGATTACGCTGGCGCTATCGGAGCTGGAGCGGGTCACGCAAAGCAACGTGGCAATGGCAGAAGAACTCAACGGTTCCTCTGATGTACTGCGCAATCAGGTGATTGAGCTACAGGCCCGAACGCGTAATTTCAGGCTCGACCCGGGTTCCTCTTCCTTATCATCTACCGGCTCGTCATCCTTCCTTCAGCGGCCAGAGCACTCGCTCTGA
- a CDS encoding cupin domain-containing protein — MRKVNLKESFNLFSEHWSPKIVGDINNEYVKLAKFSGKFDWHHHEHEDELFLVVSGRLRMGLRTGDIIIDEGEFIIVPKGVEHCPEALTEECCVVLLEPKSTLNTGNIVNERTVYELDNL, encoded by the coding sequence ATGCGTAAAGTTAATTTGAAAGAAAGTTTTAATCTTTTCAGCGAACATTGGAGTCCCAAAATTGTCGGTGATATTAATAACGAGTATGTCAAACTGGCTAAATTCTCCGGAAAGTTTGACTGGCATCATCATGAACATGAGGACGAGCTCTTTCTGGTTGTCAGCGGTCGTTTACGAATGGGATTAAGAACGGGTGATATCATTATTGATGAGGGTGAGTTTATTATTGTACCGAAAGGAGTCGAGCATTGTCCGGAAGCATTAACAGAAGAGTGCTGCGTCGTTTTATTGGAGCCCAAATCGACTCTGAATACGGGCAATATCGTTAATGAACGAACCGTATATGAGCTGGATAACCTTTAA
- a CDS encoding GFA family protein produces MAERRNAKCHCGAVAFTVELTDGLNTARRCSCSFCRMRGAVVVSAPLSGITVTKGEDKLTEYRFNTGTARHFFCSVCGIYTFHQRRSNPNEYGVNVACFESVSPFDFPQVTVMDGVNHPTDGESGVFGYLTFREKGEEQA; encoded by the coding sequence ATGGCTGAAAGACGTAATGCGAAGTGCCATTGCGGCGCGGTGGCATTCACCGTTGAGCTTACCGATGGCCTGAACACCGCGCGGCGCTGCAGCTGTTCTTTTTGTCGAATGCGAGGCGCGGTGGTCGTCTCTGCGCCGCTGTCGGGGATTACGGTGACCAAAGGTGAGGATAAGCTCACCGAGTACCGCTTTAACACGGGAACGGCACGGCATTTCTTTTGCTCGGTGTGCGGAATTTACACGTTCCATCAGAGGCGTTCTAATCCTAATGAATACGGCGTGAACGTCGCCTGTTTTGAAAGCGTTTCTCCGTTTGATTTCCCTCAGGTAACCGTGATGGACGGTGTCAACCATCCCACGGATGGGGAAAGTGGAGTATTTGGCTATCTTACTTTTCGCGAGAAAGGGGAAGAGCAGGCATGA
- a CDS encoding YnfU family zinc-binding protein, whose product MSGRKNTQSHRNHLVKCSCPNCSKDSEHSFNRVQKGAQLVCPYCHALFKSTQRF is encoded by the coding sequence ATGTCTGGACGTAAAAATACACAATCCCATCGAAATCATTTAGTCAAATGTTCATGCCCAAATTGTTCTAAAGATTCAGAGCATAGTTTTAATCGCGTGCAAAAGGGCGCTCAACTTGTCTGCCCGTACTGCCACGCTTTGTTTAAATCTACTCAACGATTCTAA
- a CDS encoding cupin domain-containing protein: MPLYDLKTEALAIPETWHSQVLGRIGTANLKVLRMDKRSVIEEVHEYDEGLLVIDGRLELSVKGKNISVTSGQLYVAKAGTPHTVETGSFGTLVIIDLPEAEVASL, translated from the coding sequence ATGCCGCTTTATGACCTCAAAACTGAAGCACTTGCAATACCCGAAACCTGGCACTCTCAAGTATTAGGCCGCATTGGAACTGCAAATCTCAAAGTTTTACGAATGGATAAACGCTCAGTGATTGAAGAGGTTCATGAATATGACGAGGGGTTACTGGTCATTGATGGACGTCTGGAGCTGAGCGTGAAGGGTAAAAACATCTCTGTAACGTCTGGACAGCTTTATGTAGCCAAAGCTGGCACTCCCCATACTGTAGAAACAGGCAGTTTTGGCACACTGGTTATCATTGATTTACCCGAAGCGGAAGTAGCCTCACTTTAA
- a CDS encoding VOC family protein — protein sequence MKDIDVGFTHVAFMVRDLEKSIAFYRRYAGMEVIHWREPDMPDARKVAWLSDYTRPFALVLVQADTVTDTPLGNFGHLGIACATREEIDRKTEMATAEGVLRKAPENVGDPVGYYVFFADPDGNTLELSFGQRVGLEAIRMASRNK from the coding sequence ATGAAAGACATTGATGTAGGTTTCACTCATGTCGCGTTTATGGTCAGGGACCTGGAAAAGAGTATTGCCTTCTATCGTCGCTATGCCGGTATGGAGGTCATTCATTGGCGTGAACCCGACATGCCTGATGCAAGAAAAGTAGCATGGCTTAGCGACTATACCCGTCCTTTTGCACTGGTTCTGGTACAAGCCGATACCGTGACCGACACGCCGCTGGGTAACTTCGGGCATCTGGGTATTGCCTGCGCGACCCGCGAAGAAATTGACAGAAAAACCGAGATGGCCACCGCTGAAGGTGTGCTAAGGAAGGCGCCTGAGAATGTAGGCGATCCCGTCGGCTACTATGTCTTTTTTGCCGATCCCGATGGAAATACGTTAGAGCTGTCATTCGGACAGCGCGTCGGCCTGGAAGCGATCCGAATGGCCAGTCGGAATAAATAA
- the ttcA gene encoding tRNA 2-thiocytidine(32) synthetase TtcA, whose product MQENQEINKKEQYNLNKLQKRLRRNVGEAIADFNMIEEGDRIMVCLSGGKDSYTMLEILRNLQQSAPVKFSLVAVNLDQKQPGFPEHILPEYLENLGVEYKIVEENTYGIVKEKIPEGKTTCSLCSRLRRGILYRTATELGATKIALGHHRDDILQTLFLNMFYGGKMKGMPPKLMSDDGKHIVIRPLAYCREKDIERFSQAKGFPIIPCNLCGSQPNLQRQVIGDMLRDWDKRYPGRIETMFSAMQNVVPSHLADVELFDFKGINHDSDVVNGGDLAFDREDIPMQPAGWQPEEDDSQFEELRLNVLEVK is encoded by the coding sequence ATGCAAGAGAATCAAGAGATTAACAAAAAAGAGCAATACAACCTGAACAAACTGCAAAAGCGACTGCGCCGTAACGTGGGCGAAGCCATTGCAGACTTCAACATGATTGAAGAAGGCGATCGCATCATGGTTTGCCTGTCAGGGGGTAAAGACAGCTATACCATGCTGGAGATCCTGCGTAATCTTCAGCAAAGTGCACCGGTGAAATTTTCGCTGGTGGCGGTCAACCTTGACCAGAAACAGCCGGGTTTCCCGGAGCACATTCTGCCGGAATACCTGGAAAATCTCGGCGTTGAGTACAAAATCGTCGAAGAAAATACCTACGGCATTGTGAAAGAGAAAATCCCGGAAGGGAAAACCACCTGCTCACTCTGCTCTCGCCTGCGCCGCGGCATTCTGTATCGTACCGCGACGGAGCTGGGCGCGACCAAAATTGCGCTGGGCCATCACCGCGACGATATCCTGCAAACGCTGTTCCTCAACATGTTCTACGGCGGCAAGATGAAAGGCATGCCGCCTAAACTGATGAGCGATGATGGCAAACACATTGTGATCCGCCCTCTGGCCTACTGTCGTGAAAAAGACATTGAGCGTTTTTCTCAGGCTAAAGGATTCCCGATCATTCCATGTAACCTTTGCGGCTCTCAGCCGAACCTGCAGCGTCAGGTGATTGGCGACATGCTGCGCGACTGGGATAAGCGTTATCCGGGTCGTATCGAAACCATGTTCAGCGCGATGCAGAACGTTGTCCCTTCCCATCTCGCGGATGTTGAACTGTTCGACTTCAAAGGCATCAACCATGACTCAGACGTGGTGAATGGCGGCGATCTGGCGTTTGACCGGGAAGATATTCCCATGCAGCCTGCCGGCTGGCAGCCGGAAGAAGATGATAGTCAGTTCGAAGAGTTGCGTCTGAACGTGCTTGAAGTGAAGTAA
- a CDS encoding EAL domain-containing protein: MRHASIPVAAATAIFLLGVFIINLQVWYSARADSLAGAHYVVRNMNVILKEARHATQLAKQLADNECDAEGQYRLGTEAALQPHLRTIVILKNEAVWCSSLPGNRVLLVNSSILPESSLLLVPAGSTVNGLPVLLYQTNHAGSRIIVSISDSHIRDALDMPLNGVEYSLRVGNTLLGMTGDVATADHSKKEVLTVKASGYPFEIQVNSPVLFSLKRLLNRAGGVVLFLLIISTLSAYILQRYLSKDVSPEESLRTAIYRNEITPYYQPVVSGREGTLRGVEVLARWKHPQSGFISPASFIPLAEKSGLIIPLTQSLMRQVAAHMNSISTLLPEGFHVGINFSASHIVSSTFVEECLHYKHSFIRQDLNLVIEVTEREPLHIDEHLVRTLNELHNNGFAIALDDFGTGYSGLSYLQELHIDYIKIDQSFVARVNANEDSTLILDSVLELAKKLSISIVAEGVETQDQLDYLIRNNIRFLQGFFFYKPLPYKELVKVLLSKPKVKVRVE, from the coding sequence ATGCGCCATGCATCTATCCCCGTAGCTGCAGCCACGGCAATATTTTTGCTGGGCGTTTTTATCATCAATTTACAGGTTTGGTATTCTGCACGGGCTGACAGCCTTGCAGGGGCGCACTATGTCGTGCGGAACATGAATGTCATTCTTAAAGAAGCCCGTCATGCAACTCAGTTGGCGAAGCAACTTGCTGATAATGAGTGTGATGCGGAAGGACAATATCGGCTAGGCACCGAGGCTGCATTACAGCCTCACCTCAGAACGATCGTTATTCTGAAAAATGAAGCGGTCTGGTGCTCTTCTTTACCAGGCAACCGCGTGTTGTTGGTCAACAGTTCAATACTGCCAGAATCATCATTGCTACTCGTCCCTGCGGGAAGTACCGTCAACGGCCTTCCTGTGCTTCTATACCAGACCAATCACGCCGGAAGCCGAATCATCGTTAGCATCAGCGACAGCCATATCCGGGATGCACTGGATATGCCATTAAATGGCGTTGAATATTCACTTCGAGTAGGCAATACCCTTTTGGGCATGACAGGCGATGTGGCGACGGCAGACCATTCGAAGAAAGAGGTATTGACGGTAAAAGCCTCTGGTTATCCTTTCGAGATACAGGTTAACTCTCCAGTCCTTTTCAGCCTTAAGAGATTGCTCAATCGAGCTGGCGGCGTGGTGCTATTCCTGCTGATAATATCGACTCTATCTGCTTATATACTTCAGCGATATCTCTCTAAAGATGTTTCACCAGAAGAATCACTGCGCACCGCCATTTACAGAAATGAAATAACCCCGTATTACCAACCGGTTGTTAGCGGCAGGGAGGGAACCTTGCGAGGTGTGGAAGTGCTGGCCAGATGGAAGCATCCGCAATCCGGGTTTATTTCTCCCGCTTCATTTATTCCCCTCGCGGAGAAATCTGGCTTAATTATTCCTTTAACCCAGAGCTTAATGCGTCAGGTTGCTGCGCATATGAATTCAATTTCAACCTTGTTGCCAGAAGGGTTTCATGTAGGGATTAACTTCAGCGCTTCTCATATCGTTTCGTCCACCTTTGTAGAAGAGTGTCTCCACTACAAACACAGTTTTATTCGACAGGATCTTAACCTTGTCATTGAGGTAACCGAGCGCGAACCGCTCCACATCGATGAACATCTCGTCAGGACGCTGAATGAGCTGCATAACAACGGATTTGCCATTGCGCTGGATGATTTTGGCACGGGATATTCCGGTCTATCCTACCTGCAAGAACTGCATATTGATTATATTAAAATCGACCAAAGTTTTGTTGCCAGGGTTAACGCCAATGAGGATTCAACCCTGATCCTGGATTCGGTACTGGAACTGGCAAAAAAACTTTCAATTAGTATTGTGGCGGAAGGGGTTGAGACACAAGATCAACTTGATTACCTGATCCGCAATAACATCCGTTTTTTACAGGGGTTCTTCTTCTACAAACCTCTACCTTACAAGGAGCTGGTCAAAGTCCTCTTATCGAAGCCTAAAGTTAAAGTGAGGGTGGAATGA